The proteins below come from a single Caulobacter flavus genomic window:
- a CDS encoding alpha/beta fold hydrolase, producing the protein MGEPAPLVSIPEAPVPDHGQAEWFSGADGATLRAALFSPPGQARGSVVVSPGRSEPIEKYYEVVYDLLARGFVVLVHDWRGQGLSHRMLPDRLKGHAAGFHDFVGDYQALLAAFEARLPKPWIALGHSMGGCLTSLVLAHGETRFSACVLSAPMLGLNTGGKPAAMARALAWLAARTPLRGDYVLGDVGDPFKHVFPQDALTHDAARYARHQAQIRACPDIALGGITWGWTDFAFSACSWLARSKGVEAVTIPVTIVGAGIDTRVLTSAQKAIAARIPKGRYVEIEDAFHEILIETDDRRARFWAAFDETVAGL; encoded by the coding sequence ATGGGGGAACCTGCGCCGCTGGTCTCGATTCCCGAGGCGCCGGTTCCCGACCACGGCCAGGCCGAATGGTTTTCCGGCGCGGATGGGGCGACCCTCCGCGCCGCTCTATTTTCTCCGCCTGGCCAGGCGCGCGGCTCGGTGGTCGTCAGCCCCGGCCGCAGCGAACCGATCGAGAAGTACTACGAGGTCGTTTACGACCTCCTGGCGCGGGGCTTCGTCGTCCTCGTGCACGACTGGCGGGGGCAGGGGCTCTCGCACCGCATGCTGCCCGATCGGCTGAAGGGCCACGCGGCCGGCTTCCATGACTTCGTCGGCGACTACCAGGCGCTGCTGGCGGCCTTCGAGGCCCGCCTGCCCAAGCCGTGGATCGCACTGGGACACTCGATGGGCGGCTGCCTGACCAGCCTCGTCCTGGCCCACGGCGAGACCCGTTTCTCCGCCTGCGTGCTGTCGGCCCCGATGCTGGGCCTCAACACCGGCGGCAAGCCGGCCGCCATGGCCCGCGCCCTGGCCTGGCTGGCGGCCCGCACCCCGCTGCGCGGCGACTACGTGCTGGGCGACGTCGGCGACCCGTTCAAGCACGTCTTCCCGCAGGACGCCCTGACCCACGACGCGGCCCGCTACGCCCGCCACCAGGCGCAGATCCGCGCCTGTCCTGACATCGCGTTGGGCGGCATCACCTGGGGCTGGACCGACTTCGCCTTCAGCGCCTGCTCGTGGCTGGCGCGTTCGAAGGGCGTCGAGGCGGTCACCATCCCGGTGACCATCGTCGGGGCGGGGATCGACACCCGAGTTCTCACGTCCGCCCAGAAGGCGATCGCCGCCCGCATCCCCAAGGGCCGTTATGTCGAGATCGAAGACGCCTTCCACGAGATCCTGATCGAGACCGACGACCGCCGCGCCCGCTTCTGGGCGGCCTTCGACGAGACGGTCGCAGGCCTCTAG
- a CDS encoding SCP2 sterol-binding domain-containing protein, translating to MATLQEITDKIKTAVGDDSGLGKSLKFDLKGEGVILIDGGSVSNDDGPADLTMTLSKEDFLAIGAGSLDPTMAVMTGKLKLSDMGAAMALQSKMAALFSKLR from the coding sequence ATGGCCACGTTGCAGGAAATCACCGACAAGATCAAAACCGCCGTGGGCGACGACAGCGGCCTGGGCAAGAGCCTGAAGTTCGACCTGAAAGGCGAAGGCGTCATCCTGATCGACGGCGGTTCGGTGTCGAACGACGATGGTCCGGCCGACCTGACCATGACCCTGTCGAAGGAAGACTTCCTGGCCATCGGCGCCGGCTCGCTCGACCCGACCATGGCCGTCATGACCGGCAAGCTGAAGCTGTCGGACATGGGCGCGGCGATGGCGCTGCAGTCCAAGATGGCGGCGCTGTTCTCGAAGCTCCGCTAA
- a CDS encoding class I SAM-dependent methyltransferase codes for MDPVSSWSRRGLLVAAAAAGLVGCGRKKDEPAAKAEAAKPAAAAKGGASTLAGAVAGDWRTSADKARDAWRHPVQSLEFWEIRPGQTVVEFWPGAGWYTDILAPFLASTGGKLYEAVLEADPADPAAAEIVAAYRRKLEAKPKLYGKVDITTFGRGSGPVAPAGSVDRVLFLRNLHNWMAGGIAEKAFKDALAALKPGGILGVEEHRGEPGRVQDVLAADGYVQQAYVEQLAKEAGFVLAGSSEINANPKDTKDHPFGVWTLPPTRLSAPRGEPAEPDFDHAKYDAIGESDRMTLKFVKPK; via the coding sequence ATGGACCCAGTTTCTTCCTGGTCGCGCCGCGGCCTGCTTGTCGCCGCCGCCGCGGCGGGCCTCGTCGGCTGCGGCCGCAAGAAGGACGAACCGGCCGCCAAGGCCGAGGCGGCCAAGCCCGCCGCCGCGGCCAAGGGCGGGGCCTCCACCCTGGCCGGCGCCGTGGCCGGCGATTGGCGCACCAGCGCCGACAAGGCCCGCGACGCCTGGCGCCATCCGGTGCAGAGCCTTGAGTTCTGGGAAATCCGGCCCGGCCAGACGGTGGTCGAGTTCTGGCCCGGCGCGGGTTGGTACACCGACATCCTGGCGCCGTTCCTCGCCTCCACCGGCGGCAAGCTCTACGAGGCGGTGCTGGAAGCCGACCCGGCCGATCCCGCCGCCGCCGAGATCGTCGCCGCCTATCGCCGCAAGCTGGAGGCCAAGCCCAAGCTCTACGGCAAGGTCGACATCACCACCTTCGGGCGCGGCAGCGGCCCCGTGGCGCCGGCCGGCAGCGTCGACCGCGTGCTGTTCCTGCGCAACCTGCACAACTGGATGGCCGGCGGCATCGCCGAGAAGGCCTTCAAGGACGCCCTGGCGGCGCTGAAGCCGGGCGGTATCCTCGGCGTCGAGGAGCATCGGGGCGAGCCTGGCCGGGTGCAGGATGTTCTGGCCGCCGACGGCTACGTGCAGCAGGCCTATGTCGAGCAGCTGGCCAAGGAGGCCGGCTTCGTCCTGGCGGGATCCAGCGAGATCAACGCCAACCCCAAGGACACCAAGGACCATCCGTTCGGTGTCTGGACCCTGCCGCCCACGCGCCTGTCGGCGCCGCGCGGCGAGCCGGCCGAGCCCGATTTCGACCACGCCAAGTACGACGCCATTGGGGAGAGCGACCGTATGACCCTCAAGTTCGTGAAGCCGAAATGA
- a CDS encoding class I SAM-dependent methyltransferase, protein MPARRHLLILAAAAALVPTAGALAADAALKAAVASPDRTPASVARDGARHPYESLAFWGLKPGQTVIEVSPGGGYWTEILAPYAKATKGTYVAGVADLANPKLSEGARKGRAAFEARFADEAKYGKVKFVDFGPVAAPLGAPGSADLVLTARNVHNWTGRPGEVDKIFADFFAVLKPGGVLAIEEHRAEPADEKSPGAGGYMATSTVVAIAEKAGFKLDAKSEINANPKDTKDHPFGVWTLPPTRQSAPSGQPADPNFDRAKYDAIGESDRMTLRFKKPA, encoded by the coding sequence ATGCCCGCCCGCCGCCACCTGCTGATCCTCGCCGCCGCAGCGGCCCTCGTTCCCACAGCCGGCGCCCTGGCCGCCGACGCCGCCCTCAAGGCCGCCGTCGCCTCGCCCGACCGCACGCCGGCCAGCGTCGCCCGCGACGGCGCTCGTCATCCCTACGAGAGCCTGGCGTTCTGGGGGCTCAAGCCCGGCCAGACCGTGATCGAGGTCTCGCCCGGCGGCGGCTACTGGACCGAGATCCTCGCGCCCTACGCCAAGGCCACCAAGGGGACCTACGTCGCCGGCGTCGCCGACCTGGCCAATCCCAAGCTGTCGGAAGGCGCCCGCAAGGGCCGCGCGGCCTTCGAGGCCCGCTTCGCCGACGAGGCCAAGTACGGCAAGGTCAAGTTCGTCGACTTCGGACCGGTGGCCGCGCCGCTGGGCGCGCCGGGCTCGGCCGACCTCGTTTTGACCGCCCGCAACGTCCACAACTGGACCGGCCGTCCGGGCGAGGTCGACAAGATCTTTGCCGACTTCTTCGCCGTGCTGAAGCCGGGCGGCGTGCTGGCCATCGAGGAGCACCGCGCCGAGCCGGCCGACGAGAAGAGCCCCGGCGCCGGCGGCTACATGGCCACCTCGACCGTCGTGGCCATCGCCGAGAAGGCCGGCTTCAAGCTCGACGCCAAGTCCGAGATCAACGCCAACCCCAAGGACACCAAGGATCACCCCTTCGGCGTCTGGACCCTGCCGCCCACCCGCCAGTCGGCGCCGTCGGGCCAGCCGGCCGATCCGAACTTCGATCGCGCCAAGTACGACGCCATCGGCGAAAGCGACCGCATGACCCTGCGCTTCAAGAAGCCCGCGTGA
- a CDS encoding Hsp20 family protein, which produces MRTIDLSPLYRSLVGFDRLAAQLDAAAKTEAASGYPPYNIERTDENTYRIEIAVAGFKPEELSIEAKEGLLTVSGRKAANDETKRYLHRGLAERNFDRRFQLADYVVVTDAALADGLLTIALKRELPEALKPRTIPISTGAVAADGDASTLIEGEKAA; this is translated from the coding sequence ATGCGTACGATCGATCTTTCGCCCCTGTACCGTTCGCTTGTCGGCTTCGACCGCCTGGCCGCGCAACTCGACGCCGCCGCCAAGACCGAAGCCGCCTCGGGCTATCCGCCCTACAACATCGAGCGCACCGACGAGAACACCTACCGCATCGAGATCGCCGTCGCCGGCTTCAAGCCGGAAGAACTGTCGATCGAGGCCAAGGAAGGCCTGCTGACCGTCTCGGGCCGCAAGGCGGCCAACGACGAGACCAAGCGCTACCTGCATCGCGGCCTCGCCGAGCGCAATTTCGACCGCCGCTTCCAGTTGGCCGACTACGTGGTGGTGACCGACGCGGCCCTGGCCGACGGCCTGCTGACCATCGCGCTGAAGCGCGAGCTGCCCGAAGCCCTCAAGCCCCGGACCATCCCGATCAGCACGGGCGCCGTCGCCGCCGACGGCGACGCCTCCACCCTGATCGAGGGCGAAAAGGCCGCCTAA
- a CDS encoding DUF4173 domain-containing protein translates to MPALRSPSAAPFWMKPVAAAVLALAADQLLYRQAAGANLGLVFLLATLAVALAAPTSRKAWPALLLAAAFAALMIEAPGRLALVFCVLSLGVAALSARAGARDDAWRWAQRLGFWLAMALVAPILDFLALRKHRTASGDLVLRRLPVLVLPVVGGMVFVALFTAANPVIAQALGQMRLPLFDPARLVFAGLVGVCAWALLRPRFLRTTQGLPAGSGAPLPGVSVASVGLSLVVFNALFALQNGLDVAFLWSRAPLPEGVTLAEYAHRGAYPLIATALLAGLFVLVALAPGSATARSTWLRRLVVLWVAQNLFLVASSILRTADYIDAYGLTRLRIAALIWMALVGVGLALICWRMLRGKSGAWLVNANVLAAGVVLAACAVIDLGAVAADWNSRHARDVGGRASELDVCYLERLGDSSVVALSRLRARPLPQPLAARAAWSRTLLLEDLSRRQADWRSWTWRGERRLRAALALGPSDLVVRVPAGLEDCDGYPMTNPGRVDPSTPPRAVPLVPIAPLTSDVASGTSAP, encoded by the coding sequence ATGCCCGCCCTTCGATCGCCGTCCGCCGCGCCGTTCTGGATGAAGCCCGTGGCGGCCGCCGTGCTGGCGCTGGCGGCCGACCAGCTGCTCTACCGGCAGGCGGCGGGCGCGAACCTGGGCCTGGTGTTCCTGCTGGCGACCTTGGCCGTCGCCCTTGCCGCCCCCACGTCGCGCAAGGCCTGGCCGGCCCTGCTGCTGGCGGCCGCTTTCGCCGCTCTGATGATCGAGGCGCCGGGAAGGCTGGCCCTGGTGTTCTGCGTGCTGAGCCTGGGCGTCGCGGCGCTGTCGGCCCGCGCCGGCGCCCGCGACGACGCCTGGCGCTGGGCCCAAAGGCTGGGGTTCTGGCTGGCCATGGCCCTGGTGGCGCCGATCCTCGACTTTCTGGCCCTGCGCAAGCATCGCACGGCGAGCGGCGACCTCGTGCTGCGCCGCCTTCCGGTACTGGTGCTGCCGGTGGTCGGCGGCATGGTGTTCGTGGCGCTGTTCACCGCCGCCAATCCGGTGATCGCCCAGGCGCTGGGCCAGATGCGCCTGCCGCTGTTCGACCCCGCCCGGCTGGTCTTCGCCGGACTGGTGGGCGTCTGCGCCTGGGCCCTGCTGCGCCCGCGCTTTCTCAGAACGACGCAGGGCCTGCCCGCCGGCTCCGGCGCGCCCCTGCCGGGCGTCAGCGTCGCCTCGGTCGGCCTGTCGCTGGTGGTGTTCAACGCCCTGTTCGCCCTGCAGAACGGCCTGGACGTCGCCTTCCTGTGGTCGCGCGCGCCCCTGCCCGAGGGCGTGACCCTGGCCGAATATGCCCATCGCGGCGCCTATCCCCTGATCGCCACGGCGCTGCTGGCCGGCCTGTTCGTGCTGGTCGCCCTGGCGCCGGGATCGGCCACGGCCCGCTCGACCTGGCTGAGGCGACTGGTGGTGCTGTGGGTGGCGCAGAACCTGTTCCTGGTGGCCTCGTCGATCCTGCGCACGGCGGACTATATCGACGCCTACGGCCTGACCCGCCTGCGGATCGCCGCCCTGATCTGGATGGCGCTGGTGGGCGTGGGCCTGGCCCTGATCTGCTGGCGGATGCTGCGGGGCAAGAGCGGCGCGTGGCTGGTCAACGCCAACGTCCTCGCCGCCGGCGTCGTGCTGGCCGCGTGCGCCGTGATCGATCTGGGCGCCGTCGCGGCGGACTGGAACAGCCGCCACGCCAGGGACGTGGGCGGGCGCGCCTCCGAACTCGACGTCTGCTACCTGGAGCGGCTGGGCGACTCTTCGGTCGTGGCGCTGAGCCGCCTGCGCGCCCGCCCCCTGCCCCAGCCCCTGGCAGCCCGCGCGGCCTGGTCGCGCACGCTGCTGCTGGAGGACCTCTCCAGGCGTCAGGCTGATTGGCGCAGCTGGACCTGGCGCGGCGAGCGGCGGCTGCGAGCGGCTCTGGCGCTGGGCCCCAGCGACCTCGTCGTCAGGGTGCCGGCCGGACTGGAAGACTGCGACGGCTATCCGATGACCAATCCGGGCCGCGTGGACCCGTCGACCCCGCCGCGGGCCGTTCCCCTGGTCCCAATCGCCCCGTTGACCTCCGACGTCGCAAGCGGAACATCTGCGCCATGA
- a CDS encoding response regulator transcription factor has product MTQPILIVDDEPHIRELLAFALGKAGYATVEAGDGEAALEAIAAHKPALVVLDINMPRLNGLDVCRRIRAEGQLPVLLLSSRDDEIDRVLGIELGADDYVVKPFSPREVTARVSAILRRASAAAPVEEPKLVSHGRLSLEAEAWRAAWGGEEATLTVTEFGILWTLASAPRRVFSRDAIIDRLRGPGFALTDRTIDSHVRNLRAKFAKLGGVDLIETRPGVGYRLGPCQGTSQSAGA; this is encoded by the coding sequence ATGACTCAGCCCATCCTGATCGTCGACGACGAGCCGCATATCCGCGAGCTGCTGGCCTTCGCCCTGGGCAAGGCCGGCTACGCCACGGTCGAGGCCGGCGACGGCGAGGCGGCGCTGGAGGCGATCGCTGCCCACAAGCCGGCCCTGGTGGTGCTGGACATCAACATGCCGCGCCTGAACGGACTGGACGTCTGTCGGCGGATCCGCGCCGAGGGCCAGTTGCCGGTGCTGCTGTTGTCGTCGCGCGACGACGAGATCGACCGGGTGCTGGGCATCGAACTGGGCGCCGACGACTACGTGGTCAAGCCGTTCAGCCCGCGCGAGGTGACCGCCCGGGTCAGCGCGATCCTGCGCCGCGCCAGCGCCGCCGCGCCGGTCGAGGAGCCCAAGCTGGTCAGCCACGGCCGCCTCAGCCTGGAGGCCGAGGCCTGGCGAGCCGCCTGGGGCGGCGAGGAGGCGACGCTGACCGTCACCGAGTTCGGCATCCTGTGGACCCTGGCCAGCGCCCCGCGCCGGGTGTTCAGCCGCGACGCCATCATCGACCGCCTGCGCGGGCCCGGCTTCGCGCTGACCGACCGCACCATCGACAGCCACGTGCGCAACCTGCGCGCCAAGTTCGCCAAGCTGGGCGGCGTCGACCTGATCGAGACCCGTCCGGGCGTCGGCTATCGCCTGGGTCCGTGCCAGGGCACGAGTCAGAGCGCCGGGGCGTGA